One genomic segment of Naumovozyma castellii chromosome 7, complete genome includes these proteins:
- the NPA3 gene encoding GTPase NPA3 (ancestral locus Anc_1.523), with protein sequence MPLSTVICIGMAGSGKTTFMQRLNSHLRSKKTPPYVINLDPAVLRVPYGTNIDIRDSIKYKKVMENYQLGPNGAIVTSLNLFSTKIDQVIKLVENKRDQFEHCIIDTPGQIECFVWSASGSIITESFASTFPTVIAYIVDTPRNTSPTTFMSNMLYACSILYKTKLPMIVVFNKTDVQDAEFAREWMTDFESFQNAVRDDQELNGDLGMGSGYMSSLVNSMSLMLEEFYSQLDMVGVSSFTGEGFDDFLTSVDKKVEEYEEYYKAERERILKAKEEKEKKRKEKSLNRLMKDLGLGEGKKATDGNESDSSAEVISDLEEGEDDGVVERDEDEGVEREYTFPGEERTQGEVNERDTPDLQKRYQEALERVSKEASSETAENIARHIRQ encoded by the coding sequence atgCCACTAAGTACTGTTATTTGTATCGGGATGGCCGGATCTGGTAAGACCACTTTTATGCAAAGATTAAATTCCCATCTTCGCAGCAAGAAAACTCCACCATATGTCATCAATCTAGATCCTGCCGTATTGAGAGTCCCTTATGGTACCAACATCGACATCCGTGATTCGATTAAATATAAGAAAGTGATGGAAAACTATCAATTGGGCCCCAACGGGGCCATCGTTACTAGTTTAAATCTTTTCAGTACCAAGATAGACCAAGTGATAAAATTAGTGGAAAATAAACGTGATCAATTTGAGCACTGTATAATAGATACACCAGGCCAAATTGAATGTTTTGTTTGGAGTGCCTCAGGTTCCATTATAACTGAATCATTCGCATCCACTTTCCCCACAGTTATAGCATACATTGTTGATACACCCAGAAACACATCTCCCACTACGTTCATGAGTAATATGCTTTATGCATGTTCTATATTATATAAGACTAAGTTACCGATGATTGTTGTGTTCAACAAGACTGATGTTCAAGATGCTGAATTTGCTCGTGAATGGATGACGGATTTTGAATCCTTCCAAAACGCTGTTAGAGATGATCAAGAATTGAACGGTGATTTGGGGATGGGTTCTGGATATATGAGTTCGCTAGTTAATTCCATGTCTTTGATGTTGGAGGAATTCTATTCACAACTAGATATGGTTGGTGTTTCTAGTTTCACGGGAGAAGGTTTTGATGACTTCTTGACATCTGTTGATAAGAAGGTTGAAGAGTATGAAGAGTATTATAAGGCggaaagagaaagaattttaaaggctaaagaagaaaaggaaaaaaagaggaaagaaaaatcaTTGAACAGATTAATGAAGGATCTGGGTCTTGGAGAAGGGAAGAAAGCTACAGACGGGAACGAGAGTGATTCTAGCGCTGAGGTAATAAGTGATCTGGAAGAAGGTGAGGATGATGGTGTAGTAGAACGTGACGAAGACGAAGGTGTTGAAAGAGAATATACTTTCCCTGGTGAAGAAAGAACGCAAGGTGAAGTTAATGAAAGAGATACTCCAGATTTACAAAAGAGATATCAAGAAGCTTTAGAACGTGTCAGCAAAGAGGCTAGTAGTGAGACGGCTGAAAATATCGCACGTCACATCAGACAATAA
- the HAM1 gene encoding nucleoside triphosphate pyrophosphohydrolase HAM1 (ancestral locus Anc_1.520), translating to MQAPKEIVFVTGNANKLKEVKMILAPSESDPTPSFTIINEALDLDELQDVNLEAIALAKCKQAVAHLGEGHPVFVEDTALRFDEFNGLPGAYIKWFLKSMGLEKIVQMLQPFENKGAEAVTTIVYCDSKGQYHTFQGITRGIIVDSRGPTTFGWDSIFQPLESDEKTYAEMEKKDKNLISQRGRAFAQLKDFLYHHSA from the coding sequence ATGCAAGCACCAAAAGAGATAGTATTTGTCACAGGTAATGCCAATAAGCTGAAGGAGGTCAAGATGATCTTGGCTCCATCGGAATCAGATCCAACACCATCGTTCACCATCATTAATGAGGCATTAGATCTAGATGAATTACAAGATGTGAACCTCGAAGCCATAGCTCTGGCTAAATGTAAGCAAGCAGTGGCCCATTTAGGAGAGGGTCATCCAGTATTTGTTGAGGACACAGCCTTGCGTTTTGATGAGTTCAATGGGTTACCAGGTGCCTATATCAAGTGGTTTCTCAAGAGTATGGGGTTGGAAAAGATTGTCCAAATGCTACAACCTTTCGAGAACAAGGGAGCGGAAGCAGTTACTACCATTGTTTATTGTGATTCCAAGGGTCAATATCATACTTTCCAGGGGATCACAAGGGGTATCATCGTAGATAGTCGTGGACCTACTACTTTTGGATGGGATTCCATTTTCCAACCGCTAGAAAGTGACGAGAAGACATACGCTGAAATGGAGAAAAAGGACAAGAACCTGATCTCACAGCGTGGTAGAGCCTTCGCCCAATTGAAGGACTTCCTATATCATCATTCTGCCTAA
- the EMC3 gene encoding ER membrane complex subunit EMC3 (ancestral locus Anc_1.524), whose translation MLSYWAILATASVGVTAELTLDPKLKYWVLLPISIVMVLAGILRQYITVLITPKLKGQPRVKLTESQYTIKAQALLANGSNLSKESFELRKDYLAQVLTEGKYLAIENKADAQPLNPLNDPTLTDSMMAMAKGNMANFIPQTLIMWWVNHFFAGFVLMKLPFPLTLRFKEMLQSGVMTSELDVRWVSSISWYFISVLGLNPVYNLLLSENSDDSLGMLQQDPMMGAPGGPQPADMMKALANDLTIAKHESCLTNVEERVLKLYSKK comes from the coding sequence ATGCTATCATATTGGGCCATCCTAGCAACTGCATCAGTTGGTGTCACAGCCGAATTGACGCTGGATCCAAAGTTAAAATACTGGGTCTTATTACCCATTTCCATTGTGATGGTCTTAGCTGGTATACTACGTCAATATATCACTGTATTGATTACtccaaaattgaaaggtCAGCCAAGGGTGAAACTCACAGAATCACAGTACACAATCAAAGCACAGGCATTACTAGCCAACGGATCCAATCTAAGTAAAGAATCCTTTGAATTGAGGAAAGACTATTTGGCTCAAGTGCTAACGGAAGGAAAATATCTtgccattgaaaataagGCTGATGCCCAGCCATTAAATCCATTGAATGATCCGACATTGACTGACTCTATGATGGCCATGGCGAAGGGTAACATGGCTAATTTTATTCCGCAAACTTTGATCATGTGGTGGGTTAACCATTTCTTTGCAGGATTCGTCTTAATGAAATTGCCCTTCCCTTTAACATTAAGATTCAAGGAAATGTTACAAAGCGGTGTCATGACTTCGGAATTGGATGTCCGTTGGGTTAGTAGTATTTCATGGTACTTCATTTCTGTTCTTGGGTTAAACCCTGTTTACAACCTTCTGCTATCCGAAAATAGCGATGATTCCCTTGGAATGTTACAACAGGATCCCATGATGGGTGCTCCAGGTGGTCCACAACCAGCTGATATGATGAAGGCATTAGCTAATGATTTAACCATCGCAAAACATGAAAGTTGTTTGACAAATGTTGAAGAAAGGGTGCTTAAATTGTACAGCAAAAAATAA
- the CBT1 gene encoding Cbt1p (ancestral locus Anc_1.525) has protein sequence MRHNIKYIYKTLKTPHFVYKYGDVSEKEFQELGRRIGINAARAQYMDALQSYNTLYLFSWQLEKDRKINRDYYWNLFFENGFKNGGLDTTAPSLHLPEKINNSIFQECVGTKLSPSNEEYRLFLQRNPNIDSIESTLSYVEDNPSSELTLKMMGLLINPEINISLMETISYIQPFLEESNNKYTNLDYTKLLELAKNSSTERDPNKLKVKELLHGLARNDLSVPKLVKNGDWLILTKP, from the coding sequence ATGAGGCATAATATCAAGTACATTTACAAGACGCTCAAGACGCCTCACTTTGTCTATAAGTATGGTGACGTATCTGAAAAGGAATTCCAAGAGTTGGGAAGAAGAATAGGGATTAATGCGGCTCGAGCGCAATATATGGATGCTCTACAGAGTTACAACACATTGTATCTGTTCAGTTGGCAACTTGAAAAAGATAGGAAAATTAACAGGGATTACTATTGGAacttattttttgaaaatggattTAAAAATGGAGGGTTGGACACAACTGCACCATCGTTGCACTTGCCAGAGAAGATCAATAATAGCATATTCCAAGAGTGTGTTGGTACCAAGTTATCTCCAAGCAATGAAGAGTACAGGTTGTTCTTACAACgaaatccaaatattgattccattgaatCAACGCTTAGTTATGTGGAGGATAATCCTTCCAGTGAGTTAACTTTAAAGATGATGGGGCTATTGATTAATCctgaaataaatatttctctcATGGAGACCATATCTTACATCCAACCATTTTTAGAAGAATCGAATAATAAGTATACAAATCTGGATTATACCAAATTGCTCGAACTTGCCAAGAATTCTTCGACAGAGAGGGATCCgaataaattgaaagtgaagGAATTATTGCATGGATTAGCCAGGAATGACTTGTCAGTACCCAAATTGGTAAAGAACGGTGATTGGTTAATTCTCACAAAGCCATGA
- the LIA1 gene encoding deoxyhypusine monooxygenase (ancestral locus Anc_1.521) has protein sequence MSTNLEKHYQKVIDENNLEQLRDILVSKDSALSNRFRALFNLKCVAEKFAVDPVDANKAVNYMAETFGDDSELLKHEVAYVLGQTKNMESTTILRHVMLDAAQQPMVRHEAAEALGALGAEVALDDLQKCLDNDPHPAVKQTAELAIARIQWEHSPAAETEKLQQSLYESTDPAPPLALEKEYNVAELQSLLNNQDKPMFERYRAMFRLRDLDTEEAIHALASGFNDPSALFKHEIAYVFGQMGTPLAVPVLTEVLGRMEEAPMVRHEAAEALGAIATPEVVPVLKKYLDDEVDVVRESAIVALDMYAYENSNEFEYAPTA, from the coding sequence ATGTCCACTAACTTAGAAAAGCACTACCAAAAAGTTATCGATGAAAATAACTTGGAACAATTGAGAGATATCTTGGTCAGCAAGGACTCTGCCTTATCCAACAGATTCAGAGCTCTTTTCAACTTGAAATGTGTTGCTGAAAAGTTCGCTGTTGACCCAGTGGATGCTAATAAGGCCGTCAACTATATGGCTGAAACTTTCGGTGATGACAGTGAATTGCTAAAGCACGAAGTTGCTTACGTTTTGGGTCAAACCAAGAACATGGAATCTACCACCATCCTAAGACACGTTATGTTGGATGCCGCTCAACAACCAATGGTTAGACATGAAGCCGCTGAAGCTTTGGGTGCCCTAGGTGCCGAAGTTGCTCTAGATGATTTACAAAAGTGTCTTGACAACGATCCACATCCAGCTGTTAAGCAAACCGCTGAATTGGCTATTGCTAGAATCCAATGGGAACACTCCCCAGCTGCTGAAACTGAAAAGTTGCAACAATCTTTGTACGAAAGTACCGATCCAGCCCCACCATTGGCTTTAGAAAAGGAATACAATGTTGCTGAATTGCAATCTTTGCTAAACAACCAAGATAAGCCAATGTTTGAAAGATACAGAGCTATGTTCAGATTGAGAGATCTTGACACTGAAGAAGCCATCCACGCCTTGGCTTCTGGTTTCAATGACCCATCTGCTTTGTTCAAGCACGAAATTGCCTACGTCTTTGGTCAAATGGGTACCCCATTGGCTGTTCCAGTCTTGACTGAAGTCTTGGGCCGTATGGAAGAAGCCCCAATGGTTAGACATGAAGCTGCTGAAGCTTTAGGTGCCATTGCTACCCCAGAAGTTGTCCCAGTCTTGAAGAAGTActtggatgatgaagttgatgTCGTTAGAGAATCTGCCATCGTTGCATTGGACATGTACGCATATGAAAACAGTAACGAATTTGAATATGCTCCAACTGCTTAA
- the LOS1 gene encoding Ran GTPase-binding protein LOS1 (ancestral locus Anc_1.519), with amino-acid sequence MLQRIRDAVTIANNPTSDAETKKQALEFLTQAKSDANAAQLFSSLLNDGATDDLTKFVALQVLNDIVTESSNNTSQQSLIYIKDVVVELLRNKVTNNIRNPEYFRNKVAELVTGLFYAMYGDVNNNHWVSFFQDMISFLSIEPLTKAPSQDFSQLGLDYFLRICGFINSEIADQTFVRSKDIQLKNNNIKDTMRLNDIHRLVTIWLNSLKTLIPQQQQQQQQNSTSLAVLALSCIGSYISWIDLSLIINPEYISVICNFLDFHGTRIACAQALCEIIAKKMKPMEKLTLLSMLNLTDKVATVEHDDLEVYEQLAKLSSSIGLELAIVLDQCNDGEPTPELQEVAIAADQQILTQVAPLVFKFMSHEYDSVTQQCFTFISQYLSFLKKVFALGGKPGSAIAIVSRKQPLDAQHQEFILSLLNICFKKMRIDESSDEDADDEIEEFMETIRSKLKIFQDSIAVINPTLYLENLSNHIQTCLGCPDWRDLELGIYQMHNLSESIRNNLFGLNKNEISTSQPAMVMSKFMGILLQNSAVFQMDNQYVEILFFELVVRHNSYLSGEKDEIALLNIFCSNFGMFNKREKVRLRTWYLFSRLLKTTKPKFHVSILSEIIAKISPLLPIKVTSVNADGSEDDTTFDNQLYLFEGVGLLIGANCDSNYDLLDQVLTPLFTELESCISAQSQAPEVILQCHHILMAIGTLARGVHGGLVPENQVNNALVSKKLIERSLIEKFSNIAEVVLVTFSYFNKHENIRDASRFTFSRLIPILNNEMVPFGNKLIALFLESDLKMLEMNDFLGFLGQMIHMFRKDEGCYQLFNNLLTPVVSKLLVVLEGIENERTKEADSWYTNSNRENGKNLVLTDSFRDTIILKKAYYAFLQSFITNSVTSLLLTEKNRQILPTILTELLTYSPQEVQETSAMKLALNVLVNFVKFFGSGKCTDPNDVHAANIERLDGLNEFFISRSIPLVFEIPFKPEYKFNVKEGSFRIVATDLSRLLREVYLQSGGGSDINSNPCLAYMVNVYLPQIQFPQQLIVELVETLITSDQKAFEKYYINLITKLSS; translated from the coding sequence atgttACAAAGGATCAGAGATGCTGTTACTATAGCCAATAATCCAACGTCAGATGCAGAGACTAAGAAACAAGCATTAGAATTCCTAACACAGGCTAAATCGGATGCCAATGCAGCCCAATTATTCTCGTCTCTTTTGAATGATGGTGCAACCGATGATTTAACTAAATTTGTAGCTCTTCAAGTGCTAAACGATATAGTTACGGAGTCCTCCAATAATACTTCACAACAATCCTTGATTTATATAAAGGATGTCGTGGTGGAGCTACTACGAAACAAAGTGACTAATAACATTCGAAATCCAGAATATTTTAGAAATAAAGTAGCCGAACTAGTTACAGGATTGTTCTATGCCATGTATGGTGACGTCAATAATAACCATTGGgtttcatttttccaaGATATGATTTCATTTCTATCCATAGAACCATTGACAAAAGCGCCATCACAGGATTTCTCACAATTAGGTcttgattattttttaaGAATATGTGGATTTATTAACTCAGAAATTGCAGATCAAACCTTTGTTAGATCAAAGgatattcaattgaaaaataacaatATAAAAGATACCATGAGACTAAACGATATCCATAGACTGGTCACCATATGGCTAAATAGTTTAAAGACGTTAATACcgcagcagcaacaacagcaacagcaaaaTAGTACAAGTTTGGCAGTGTTGGCCTTATCATGCATTGGCTCTTATATATCATGGATAGACTTGAGCTTGATTATCAATCCTGAATATATTTCCGTTATTTGTAACTTCTTAGATTTCCATGGTACAAGAATTGCCTGTGCACAAGCATTATGCGAAATTATTGccaagaaaatgaaaccaATGGAAAAATTGACTCTATTAAGCATGTTAAATCTAACAGATAAGGTTGCTACAGTGGAACATGATGATTTGGAAGTGTATGAGCAACTAGcaaaattatcatcatctatTGGGTTAGAACTTGCAATCGTATTAGATCAGTGCAATGATGGAGAACCAACACCAGAATTACAAGAAGTTGCAATAGCGGCGGATCAACAAATTCTAACTCAAGTGGCACCATTAGTCTTTAAATTCATGTCTCATGAATATGACTCGGTAACTCAGCAATGTTTTACATTTATTTCTCaatatttatcatttttgaagaaagtattTGCATTAGGTGGGAAACCAGGGTCTGCTATTGCAATAGTGTCAAGGAAACAGCCGTTGGATGCACAACATCAAGAATTTATCCTCTCCTTGTTAAATATTTGCTTCAAAAAGATGAGAATCGATGAATcatctgatgaagatgcagatgatgaaatagAAGAATTCATGGAAACAATAAGATCCaagttgaaaatttttcaagataGTATTGCTGTAATCAATCCAACATTatatttagaaaatttgtCAAACCATATTCAAACATGTTTAGGATGTCCTGATTGGCgtgatttggaattagGTATCTACCAAATGCATAATCTAAGTGAAAGTATAagaaataatcttttcGGTCTCaacaaaaatgaaatttcaacttCCCAACCTGCAATGGTTATGAGTAAATTTATGGGTATattattacaaaattcTGCAGTATTCCAAATGGATAATCAATATGTCgaaattcttttttttgaattagTAGTCAGACATAATTCATATTTGTCGGGCgaaaaagatgaaatagCCCTTTTGAATATCTTTTGTAGTAATTTCGGGATGTTTAACAAGAGAGAAAAAGTAAGGCTAAGAACAtggtatttattttcaagattattGAAGACTACCAAGCCGAAATTCCATGTTTCAATACTTTCTGAGATTATAGCTAAGATCAGTCCGTTATTACCAATTAAAGTTACAAGTGTTAATGCTGATGGTTCCGAAGATGACACAACGTTTGATAATCAATTGTACTTATTTGAAGGTGTTGGTTTGCTAATAGGAGCAAATTGTGATTCAAATTATGATCTCCTTGACCAAGTTTTGACACCATTATTTACCGAATTGGAAAGTTGTATCTCAGCACAATCACAGGCACCAGAGGTAATTTTACAGTGCCATCATATATTAATGGCAATTGGTACGCTGGCAAGAGGTGTTCATGGTGGACTAGTTCCTGAAAATCAGGTCAACAATGCTCTGGTctcaaagaaattgattgaaagGTCTTTGATCGAAAAATTCTCCAACATAGCAGAAGTAGTACTGGTAACTTTCTCATATTTCAATAAGCATGAGAACATTAGAGACGCATCAAGGTTTACATTTTCTCGTTTAATTCCAATActaaataatgaaatggtTCCCTTTGGTAACAAGCTAATTGCATTGTTCCTAGAATCAGATCTTAAAATGTTAGAAATGAACGATTTCTTGGGTTTCCTAGGGCAAATGATACATATGTTTCGCAAAGATGAAGGCTGTTATCAATTATTTAACAATCTTTTAACTCCAGTTGTTTCAAAGCTACTTGTGGTTTTAGAGGGAATCGAAAATGAAAGGACCAAAGAGGCGGATAGTTGGTATACTAATTCTAATCGGGAAAATGGTAAGAATTTGGTCTTGACTGACTCATTCAGAGACACGATTATACTTAAAAAGGCATATTATGCATTTCTCCAATCATTTATTACAAATTCTGTCACGTCACTGTTGCTAACGGAAAAGAATAGACAAATACTGCCTACAATTCTAACAGAATTATTAACCTATAGTCCCCAAGAGGTGCAAGAAACATCTGCTATGAAATTGGCGCTTAATGTGTTAGTAAATTTCGTAAAATTTTTTGGTTCCGGTAAATGCACAGATCCTAACGATGTTCATGCAGCTAATATCGAGAGACTAGATGGCCTAAATGAATTCTTCATATCAAGAAGTATTCCTTTGGTGTTTGAAATTCCTTTTAAACCTGAATATAAGTTCAATGTCAAAGAAGGGAGCTTTCGAATTGTAGCAACAGATCTTTCTCGTCTTTTAAGAGAAGTATACCTACAAAGTGGAGGAGGTTCTGATATAAATTCTAATCCGTGTTTAGCATATATGGTCAACGTGTACCTTCCACAGATACAATTCCCACAACAATTAATTGTTGAGCTCGTCGAGACATTAATCACGTCGGACCAAAAGGCATTCGagaaatattatattaatCTAATCACTAAACTTTCTTCCTGA